Below is a window of Ischnura elegans chromosome 1, ioIscEleg1.1, whole genome shotgun sequence DNA.
agcgcaccgcggaagccttcgcaccaactacCAAATCATTAACAAGTATGCAAAACTAAAAACATGCTAGGAATGCAAACTGTATTCAAACAAAACCATTGAGTGAGAGCTGAGTGAGGAAATACAACTGATTAAACAACAGAATAAAGTGGGTTGACAAGGAGGACTAGCTCAGGGTTGGATGAAGAGGAGAGTACATTATTTTCAAGGTGAAGGTAGGGCCTTAGGAAGGTCATAAGGCAACAAAACTTTTCAATCTGAGTCACTGAAAATCAGAACATCAGGAACTATATATCTCATTACAGTTTCAATTAGTATCTTTGACAATTGATGCACTTGTACCATTGAAACAAGCCAGGCTTTAATAAATTTATAGGATGATTATTAAGTGGTTAATTTCTCCCTGCATGCTAACAATAATATTACCATCATTTGTGGCTCATCAATAATGCCATATACATGAGCCACCaacagtgaaataaatttaagaaaatatttatcttctctAGATTTCATTTTAATACATTGATAGGTCATAACAAAGTGGGAATAATCAAACAAGAAAGTTTTTAATACTGTACAACATCACAAACCAAGCAATTGTTCATATCAACCCATTTATCGTCAGCCTCTTGTGCACAGTACATGAAAAAATGCCAGGTTTTTTCAATGATACACATTTTCCCTTTGAAATGTATTAAGTCTACCtagtaaaaatgaaaagtaatatGAGTGGGAAAGAGCATAAAATTCCCACCAAATAGATTGGCTAATGACATTATTCACCtccactagggtgcctcgttttgctactttttttaggagcgaattgTAATACctggcaaaagttgcgtacctgggagggtattacagatatgatttttttccaaaatcggtCGCAGACTATATTTACCATATTACACGTAAATATGTTATCTATGGTCGGTGATGGCAaaaaagagcatacactcatcTAGTGACTActcttgacaacttcagacacgatttacacatttttgaatgaaaaacatctctatttcgcgtcttTTATCGCATGCACGGCGTAAAATGAGactgtgtgttgcgggttgcataCACACAAAAacctgctttcggggacacgataaaaggtcaatTTCTCGATAactaaaaggaatagagctgacgtatttggtctaaaatatcaaggaaagaccaaagttatacaccattggaaaaaatgagtccttgctaaaaccaaatttaaattaattacatttttaacgtttttcgttaaaaattttgaaatttcaagacaaaatggcgaacagaagataataaccgattttgagaaaaaaatcatatctgttaTACCCTCCCAGGTACACATCTTTTGGCGGGTATTACGAtttgctcctaaaaaaaagtggcaaaacgaggcaccctaaccTCCACCTATTATATTGCCCTATTGGTATTAGGTGGTCAACAAGGAATACCTTGCATTCCGAGTTGAACAGACGAGGCTTAGCCATATCACACACCCACAAccattgagaatatttttatcaacagaagtAGCTTACCATGCCATCCAATGAAACAGAAGCAGACGGAATCACAAATTTAACCAAACAGCATTCAGAGAAATTGATTTTATAAGCACATCGGCAGTGTTCCTCCAGGCACCGCATGAAGCACAGGACTTCTTCATATGATATTTCACTGTCATCTCCAAGTTTCTGATGAACActgcaggaaaaaaattgtgaggaATGCATAATtgatagtcatttaaaaaaatgtaattatatgaCAGTGTGATGACTAAAATAAGGCATTGGGATACAGGTTCGTTTCAGAAAACCTGTATTCATTttttgatacaaaaaaaacatgcatttcaTATCGATTCAATGAGACAAAGAAAAACTgctaacaaaaaagtaaaataacattaaatacatgaCATTATATAGTGTGTAGTATGATTTTAAGGAAGCATTTGTGTCGGAGAATAGGGCCAGTTCAAGCAttccttctttaatttaatttcttattagATGCCACCTTTCCCCTATCCTTTTAAACACCTCCTTGTTCATGCACagtattttcagtattttccttTTACACCAACTTCAAATGCCCGAATTCCCCCATAATTTCATACCTCATTATAGTGTAGTTGAGTATTCTGAACAGAGGCAGGCTATGAATACCTTGGAAAAATAACCAGGCAATAAATAGAATGCACTGTTTGGAAGCTCCACCTTTCCTGGATGAAAacctttctgaacagtttgcagccaatgagaagcaaGCATACATAAAGGTTATAACAGATATTTCTTTCTTCCATGTAGTATTTCTTCCCATAAATATGATATGGCATAATTTACCCTTTCAAATTTGAATATAACCATAACTAGAAATTTTATACAAGATATAATTATATCATCCATATTTTAAAATCACATATTCCAAACAACAGCCTACGACAAGTATTGCTTAACTTACTTGCTGCAGCTGTTGATACAGCCAAGGACTTACGCATGTTATGATTAAAACGTGCTTATTGAGTATTTTCTTGAGAAACGCCATTTCCTTTCCATTATTCATTATATTGAATACATATTTACTTGTTCAACAATTCAAAAGTCTTCAAATACATAGAAACGATCATGTGGAAAAGCATCATTATCCAATGTTTACATGTGAGCTGTGTCAAGAACTAGTTCCAAATTGTAATTATCTTTCAACTAAACAGAAAACAGCTGTGCATCTAATACTAGTGAGTTGTGCAGAAATTAGTCACTTATCTCTCAATTAATGTACTCGTGTACGCACAATCAAGTCTGCTAGCAGAAAATTGTAATACACTTTCAACTTTACAGATAAATTGAACCTTACTTgtgtaaaaaaactattttgattAGAGGCAACACACAGCATTGAGGTCTATAAGATGGATACTGTATTAAACTTGTGAGCAGATGCATAAGTGTAGAAACTTATTATTATTTGGAGTAATcctttattttcaagaaaatctACTATGTCGACTGCTCGTGAATTATGTCAGTGAAATTTCAGTTCTGAAGACAGTAGAGATTCTTACGAGAAAGAATTTAGATTCGAACAATTATACATAGTCTGCTTAAGAAAACGAACATCAGATCACATAGCACTGCTTCATTTCATTTAAGTTATAACAATTATTGTATTTGGCGAGTACCAGTGGCGGCGTGTacatatacgcatgttagcaactgcacacccaaagatgaaagaattttaaaagaaaactatgtattcctttgcaaagagaaagataaaaatcctgttcACTCAGAGATGGGACATGATGCTCCAAACGTTActgctatctccttggcgaattcaaTGCTCTCCatgtgtgcgatcccgtggcatcgcacCAGCCGCATTTTTGGTCTTTGTGATCGCTTGTGGGTACTCAGGCGGGACAGGGaaagcgaggggggggggatcacgagatatgaagtgaaacactttgcacttcccACATAAAAGGatggaaatgtgaaaattttatgtggaaagtgaagagtgtttcacttcatatctcatcatggatctccacaaagtatctgccacATCCATCCAGACTCAACACGACTCGAGTGCGCACACGgatatttggtgagtaactcgcaggtagtgtagtggtattaatgcattcagtgccatttagcagcattcatttgaacttcatgccctttCTCGTcatatacagtggcgccgacttcatggggcctgaggggtcccgagccccctcaaaaattcgttatgggtgagaggaaaaattgtatcaggctagtcgattttccccagagagTCCatatatcgatattcgagttatcagggttctaatgttgatcatatgactcttctaaaatgattaaaaaactttaaactcaatacttataaactttcctggggcaagatccccagtttgggtgcccaagatatttttttgtacgtcggcatccctgatcgtatatcttctctaatgcacaccctggatatataaccaccagccgccTCTGGCAAGTATCTGTGTCAGTTAGTAAGCACAAGTTTGGAAAATCTAAAAATTGAACTGAGAGCCCATAGAGAGACTCATTTCAACGCATATTAAGtgttttaataaacttaggtGTCGTAATTATGAATACATTGCAAAAACTTGTTGCAATTCATGGTAATCCTTTGCATTGATTGTAAGTATTCATTAACCTTGGTAAGGGTTTAAGTTTATACTCTGGATATTAagtttgaatgtaaatttttacaaaattcatacAGCTACAAAACATTCAGTAAGGCTGATGATTCTTTAATTATAATcacatttgatttcattttatttttagcaacTAGTACATTTTTtagcaattatttcattttgaaagtttGCCATTTCGTTAATAGCAGCTTTGAAAGATAAATGCTATGCGCACATTATTACACATTGCCTGGTTCTGAGATCAGTCAATAAATTACAACCCAGCCCATCACAATTTACTGCCCAATGGTCATTCAGAATAGCATATAGCGGCTGCGCTACCTAAACTCTTGAAAATTACAACCTCCAGTGGAATTTCAGCCAccattcattcaattcattctGACTACCAAATTGCGACTGTGTTGTAATAGTCCGAAAGATAATGACTTTTCCCTCAATCCTGGCAAATAGTGCAGTCGTAATCTCATTCAGAATTGCAGCCCAAGAACTTATGTCCATTGGGTCAATGCTTTACAATCAATCCTTGGCCTTGTGCACATGTTTCCAGTGATTCTTCAATGATTAAACAGGCAGTCCAGCCAATTAacgcagaaaaattcatgcataattcccagttttccagggaaatttgacaaaattccaggttaatcttatgTGATTACTgcaatagataaaaattaaaaacacccAAAATAAGACCttcctttgacctgaagacgccgactgtaacgccggcgaaactgttgtctttaaaatacaacaatcgcggtgaaaaaacccgaataaaatggaaagatcatctaaccaacgccgcgaaaatcttcgaacctacacacccaaaataacttcaataattttaaatacgtaatattatatttatgtatttgcaaGGAATAGGTAAGTTAACACATATtgtatttaaaacttattaaatatgtattaaaattaaaatgtattcaatgcaagccaagattCTGCTTCCACCTCATAAGCAAATGGTGACGTCACCTGGAATTATATTCTTCTTGTTTTCAAATCTTACGTGATTCCAGAATACTAGACATTTCGATTCCGTTGTCTTTTCCGACATTCCAGGTTTCGAGATGCaactgtaaaaattctactaagctactgcactttaaattacaaaaaacacATTTTAGGGCAGAAAAAGGGTGTTGACCtggcaaaattatgtaaaatgaatttgaaataaaagattttgaaattccaggtcggagcaaaaattcatgaataatgcaTAATTCCAGAATCAAAAAATTCATACACAATCCCTGATTTTCCTAGTTTCTGGACACCCTCTCATTATCTAACCCTTCCATGTATGTACTGCATTCTTTTCAAGATTTGTAACTTTGGATCTGAGCGAATGACTACgtgaatcaaaattaattaaaataccaaCCTAGGTAACTTCAATGATCAATATTGCCATTCAAAAGAGCAAACGATCGAGGAGACTAAAACACTAACCCAATTGGGCAACAAAAAGAATCATAAAGAATTGTCATTTACACATATGACGACATAAATGTACATACCAATGCCACAGCTGATACACTAATTTCACTTCAAAAGAAATTGCTAAATTCGGCTGGCAATTGAGAAGGGTGTCGCGTGGTAAATCATAGAAGAAGTGAGCCTCGGCTGAGGTAGGCGCCTCTGCAGGTAATGCATCCAAGTCACTGCTAGCCAAGTTGATCAACCACGATAAGTCCTCCTTAAATAAGGTCACATCAAGGTcttgtaaaagaaaatttttaattatgcacCACATTACAAACGAAAATGTACATGAAAGGTCTAAGATCTTGAGTATCAAATCTTTGATTCAAAAACAAGAACCTAACGTCTGTAAACAAAATCAATGCACCCGAGACTGAGGAGTTCTATCATCAACTCAAAGCAACCAATGCCAATACGTTGAAATGCTAAAGAAAGACCCTTTACATCTACATCGAATCACTAGGTCTTTCAAAGTAGGAGGTTCTCAAACTTGGGTGTATAGCTTTTTTTGCAGACAGTGTACACGTCAGAACTTGACTTTTTTATATACAACTTATGTACATATATGCATAATGATAAGAGGTCTAGTAACTACAAAATCGTCTACTGttaaattttatatgtattaaCATTTAATAATAACTGGATATAATAGAACGATCATGTGCATACAAAAGAATTTAGAACATTAGCAAAAATATGACCTAGCATTTAATTGTGATGTATTTCATGCCTGCTGCTTTGAAGGAAGTAAAAGTTacaataattgccatgggaaaaattctCTAGGCTAAAAAGTGCAACATTCCCAACCTCTTAGAGTTGGGGATGCCAACAGGCAAATCATGTGTCTCAGATAATTTTCTAAATATGGTAAAAACAATGTTGATAAAACCTCAGGTACAATAACGTACTTTGCTGAATTGTTGTGCACAGACATGACTGTATAGTATAACTACAAAGTAGTGAGTACAGTTTTAAAAAGAGCAAGGTTGCTAAATATATATAGTTCTGAACAAAAATGAACTACTCAGACCATGACTGAGGACACAATTCTCAAAAACTGTGCTAGCGACCTAGGTTTTACAACACAGCACCCATATCCCATGTATCAAGAAGGTTCATTAATACAGAATTCACCATAAACAACATATTCGCAAGTAAAGAGCTTGTTGGAGAGTCAGAAAATCACCCTTTCTGAGGTTGAAAGCTcaaaaattttcaacagaaaagGACTTGAAAAAGAAGGCTTGGGTGATATTTCAAAAACAGGAGCACTTTTTCGCTAAGAAATAGTCTCAAAAGACTTACAATTGCATTACAAACACTTGTAATTTAGAATCTACAAACAAAGaatatcagtaattttggtttagATAGTAAATTACCCATAATAGCAACAAATCATTTTAGAACTCTCATTCATTGCACTATATTTATATTGCAAAAAAGGTGGGAAGATTATAGATAAAAACAACCTTTCTAATAACACAATCTCAGAATATTAAGAGATCTAGATTTCATCAGATGAGCTgagcaaaaaatttcaaatgatgaaaCTATTTGGTCACTAAATCACAGGAACAACTTAAAGATAAGTTTCCAATTTCGGTTGTAACTAGTATTGATTGCATACTTTATGATCAGAGTGATTTTCTGCCTTTCAATTCCTCCAATAAGATGATTCCTCCAACACAGAAGATATATTACaagatttcaagaaaaaagacaACAAGGTGTCATTTTTCTTAGCAACTTCTCCAGTACGTAGTACGCCAGGATCCAATGGCCATGAGTGCCAAAGTTTTGAACTGTTGCAACAACTACACAAATCCTTTTGAAAaccctttcataaaatatttgcatgaatgaatttttaatttttatgttacccACAACATTCTAATAGGATTTTTGGGGTTTCACACTGGTTCTAAAAACCGCTCTGAATACCTTGGGAATCCCATGGACAACTTAGTGTGCGATGATGGTTTTCTATAAAGCTTCCATTGAGGTTTTCATAGCGATATGAAAACATCAATGGAAGCTTCctctagattaaaaaaaaagagcctACAATCTCTGAgtagaaattttcataaaactttgGGGATCTACTCACTTTTGTCAGGAGTACGAAAATAAAGTGAGAAAAAGACATACGACGAgcgattattaaaataaaataataccagtACAATGCCCACCACAGACTCTAAGTCACCCACACCCAAAGATCAAGAGGTAAATATCAGGATAAGAAACAGTAGCAAAGAGGCTATGAtcaaaaaaggtattttacattacACTAACCTCGGATAGCATTGACTATGAACCTAATggccttaaaatttttatgaagcttAGTAAGCTTAAGGGTTCATTCCCTAAGAAGCTATTAAAAACTACACATGCATGCCTACAGCTGGGGAGATTTGTCACTAATTAGATGGAAAAGGTTTATTCCATGGCAGTTTATTCAGGCATGACAGTCATCGACTCAGATTTTGACGAAACTTggtatttttcatcatttcatggCAAGGAATAAAATTTCTCTTGGCTATCTCCACTACTTCATTTCCAAATATCATTTGCAGTtggggtgaaactgcagtttttcgaGGACTATGGTCTCTGAGGTCACTTGTGCTCCAGAAATTTAACTTCAATTATTCAaacattttgcaaataaatgtacTCAGCTAAGCTGTAATAAAATCATCTTCTAATGCCATGGTAAATGCAACAGTAACacaaaaatactcaatttttcaCTTCCTTTCCTTCCTTGGAGCAAAATTATGACAGctacatgaaaaaaattccttgatCTTGTTTCAGTAAGTACTTATTACTTGCTTTACATCGCAGTCATTtgttggaaaagagaaaaaatagtgTTACAAACATTAAATTTGGTCAAAGGGCCAACATTAACTATCAGAATCATCAATAGCGATTATTTTAGagcataaattattttagaaaagcTTGCAAAAagcaaaaactttatttttgaagctggtgGGCCATACCTGTATAGGACTATTGAAGAAATGGGTTAGCCTGAGTGACACAAtgccttttgttaatatttgatGCTTTAAAGAACCATGTGCCTAGAAAATTTCCCATATCTGAGGATGTTTCTTGACCCTTAACCTGCTCCCATCGTCTATACGCGATCGCCTTAGCAGACTGCTCCCATTGTCTATTGACGATTTGAACTATGCTTCCACTCTCAGAGTCCATAGATACATAGAAGTTCTTCCTTTGACAAGTAGATGTCACGCGGACATTTTTtaatcctctttttatttttattgcccttcaATAGCCTATTTCAGCTTATTTGTGCAGTTAAAGGGTTAATTAATATTTGGAATCCTCATGCTTCCTGAGACTATCTTCCAGAGTTTCATGAGAATCCGATGAaaatgcaatagcaacaattcgcttccctctggaggtacaagtgcacTATGAGACCACATTCTCCGAAATTAGGTATACACAGTTTCATGTATTCATGAAATGACGAAAAATacagtttcatcaaaatctgagtaTGTGACTGCAAAGTCTGTTTTACACAGAGTATGTACTTGCACATCTCAGAactgcatttttttcctcaacctGGTATGCTAGTGCGCAAatgtatgaatgaaattagaagtTCATACCTCCATCTTGCAtgctttctagcaattcaccactttacatgACAATttgaacagggttcccactctaactgcaTTATataattcacgtttttttccaggttttcatggtctaaatgtcataaaactcacggtttgtagatatggcattttaggcagaaatattgatcacgtaacaatcatcggccgcacgttaactaaaaatgtaacaaacgcaacagatgcttTGAATGCAAACGCAACAATGACAGTGCTAActctcatgacatcacctatcgttagcaaaattcatgaccggctaaaagggtgtgagtgggaaaatggagagagcagggtggcagggaagtgaagaagtgcctgattttttgccagggttaatgtcttccgattgcaggcttaaggtcaatgtgctgtcatggcacacacggaccaattaatagtcgaactttcgaatacacgtgtgcaggtaaatgcgtggacagtatctgcacgtgactcgaccTTGAAGCATgatcaaaatatccttttttctctTAATCCGTCtattgtagttctacaatcaagtttgagagatttccaaggttttatgatgaaattcatggctatttccaggATTTTTGAAGGTAGATGAAATTTACggctttaaggttttcacggttgagtgggaaccctgttgaaATTCACTCCAGCAAATATGTCAGATTGTGCCCCGAGGAAATGGGCTTCATACCAAGATAAACTTACATGGAATGTCCCAAAAGCATTACTACTCATGCATGGGAAATATGCTTCATCTAAAATAGAAGCAAAATAAGAACTTACCTGAGTCAAATAAGTCCTGCTAATATTGATATCAAACAACGCTTTTAGGCAGTTATTTATACTTTCAGTAAAATGAGCACCATTTGAAGATCTACACAGCAATAATGGCATGTACAGCATGGTATTGTTTTCAGACATTTCTCCAATACCATCC
It encodes the following:
- the LOC124162425 gene encoding centromere protein L-like isoform X2; translation: MVYNSEFNFSPGCPSVLTVEVMSSCKMNYQTRSKKNSQELFQDTVYVAQFFSWDEKKGNVDGIGEMSENNTMLYMPLLLCRSSNGAHFTESINNCLKALFDINISRTYLTQEDLSWLINLASSDLDALPAEAPTSAEAHFFYDLPRDTLLNCQPNLAISFEVKLVYQLWHCVHQKLGDDSEISYEEVLCFMRCLEEHCRCAYKINFSECCLVKFVIPSASVSLDGMVKITSLTAAGRILRFLADKCALGNSIVPSLGFSMTL